The following coding sequences lie in one Euhalothece natronophila Z-M001 genomic window:
- a CDS encoding DUF6887 family protein yields the protein MMSQKPNFTQMSLSELRSYVLANRNDQEAWKEFTSRPRPNAIYFDANLTLSEEKKKLQELIENSDKTN from the coding sequence ATGATGTCACAGAAACCTAATTTCACTCAAATGAGTCTTTCTGAATTAAGGTCTTATGTCTTGGCTAATAGAAATGATCAGGAGGCTTGGAAAGAATTTACCAGTCGTCCCCGTCCAAATGCGATTTATTTTGATGCTAATCTTACTCTATCTGAAGAGAAGAAAAAATTACAGGAACTCATAGAAAATTCAGACAAAACTAATTAG
- a CDS encoding type II toxin-antitoxin system VapC family toxin yields MILLDTHIWIWWLDGNPKLKEQNLKLIQQNNPNQLGLSIISCWEVAKLVEKNRIKFNCSVEEWLELALASSQVNLLHLTLPIITASTQLIGFHADPADQIIVATAKVNNCPLLTQDQKILNYSGVQTC; encoded by the coding sequence ATGATTCTGCTAGATACTCACATTTGGATTTGGTGGCTTGATGGGAATCCTAAGTTAAAAGAACAAAACCTGAAGCTGATTCAACAAAATAACCCCAATCAGTTAGGACTTAGTATAATTTCTTGTTGGGAAGTTGCGAAATTAGTTGAAAAAAATCGAATCAAATTTAATTGTTCGGTTGAGGAATGGTTAGAACTCGCTTTAGCATCATCTCAAGTTAACCTATTACATTTAACTCTTCCCATTATTACCGCTTCCACTCAATTAATTGGCTTTCATGCTGATCCTGCCGATCAAATTATAGTAGCAACCGCTAAAGTGAACAACTGTCCTTTATTAACTCAAGATCAAAAAATTCTTAACTATTCAGGAGTTCAAACTTGCTAG
- a CDS encoding type II toxin-antitoxin system Phd/YefM family antitoxin: protein MLSVTIDEIQLDPSKYLRQVEAGETIVILQADKAIAELRPINTNKSLRPFGLCAGEFTVPDDFDSPLPEDILDAFEGK from the coding sequence ATGCTAAGTGTGACAATCGATGAAATTCAGCTCGATCCTTCAAAGTATCTGCGCCAAGTGGAGGCAGGTGAAACCATTGTGATTCTTCAAGCAGATAAAGCGATCGCTGAACTGAGACCAATTAATACGAATAAGTCATTACGACCGTTTGGATTATGTGCAGGGGAGTTTACTGTGCCAGATGATTTTGATTCTCCATTGCCAGAAGATATTCTCGATGCATTCGAGGGTAAATGA
- a CDS encoding type II toxin-antitoxin system VapC family toxin: MRILLDTHIFLWFISGDTRLSKDVRDAIRDPDNEVYLSAISVWEAIVKYQLGKLPLPEHPETYLPKQRDLHQIASLDLNESSVLQLAKLPTLHRDPFDRMLICQALQNGLTIATVDTAVRAYPVNVM; this comes from the coding sequence ATGAGGATTCTGCTAGATACACACATCTTTCTATGGTTTATCAGTGGCGATACCCGGTTGTCAAAAGATGTTCGGGATGCAATTCGCGATCCAGACAATGAGGTTTACCTGAGTGCAATTTCAGTCTGGGAAGCAATTGTCAAGTACCAGTTGGGCAAGCTACCTTTGCCGGAGCATCCTGAAACTTATTTACCCAAACAGCGCGATCTGCATCAAATTGCCAGTCTTGACCTTAATGAAAGTAGTGTGCTTCAACTGGCTAAACTGCCAACATTACATCGCGATCCATTTGACAGGATGTTGATCTGCCAAGCATTACAAAACGGTTTGACCATTGCGACAGTAGATACAGCAGTCCGTGCGTATCCAGTCAACGTCATGTAA
- a CDS encoding ISAzo13-like element transposase-related protein, with protein MKKIPETDAIFEQVATANQAADDDPTVLRISIDSKAKVKLGNLSRGGKDRRQAPPQADDHDTQWHTTLLPFGILNLRTDNLALYMSESPETSDFIVDCLEHWWKSNQGNFPEVNTLAINLDGGSATRSNRTQFIKRIVEFSRHYQLQIRLIYYPPYHSKYNPIERCWAALEQFWNGAILDSIDTALRWASKMSWKGSQPVVHHVTKLYQTGVKVDPESLADYRVDWHPSESLPKWSVTVGSF; from the coding sequence TTGAAGAAAATCCCTGAAACTGATGCTATTTTTGAACAAGTGGCAACAGCTAATCAAGCGGCCGATGATGACCCAACCGTCTTACGCATCTCAATTGACTCGAAAGCCAAAGTCAAACTAGGAAACCTCTCACGGGGTGGGAAAGACCGTCGCCAAGCTCCCCCTCAAGCCGATGACCATGATACTCAATGGCACACGACTCTACTTCCCTTTGGGATTCTTAACCTCCGTACAGACAACTTAGCTCTTTACATGAGTGAGTCCCCTGAAACCTCAGATTTCATTGTTGATTGTCTAGAGCACTGGTGGAAAAGCAATCAAGGAAACTTTCCCGAGGTTAACACCTTAGCCATTAACTTGGATGGCGGCAGTGCTACCCGTTCCAATCGCACTCAGTTCATCAAAAGGATTGTAGAATTTTCTCGTCATTACCAGCTCCAGATTCGCTTAATTTACTATCCTCCCTATCATAGTAAATACAATCCCATTGAGCGTTGTTGGGCTGCCCTTGAACAATTCTGGAACGGAGCGATTCTGGACTCTATTGACACGGCTCTGAGATGGGCAAGTAAGATGAGTTGGAAAGGTTCTCAGCCTGTGGTTCACCATGTCACTAAGCTTTATCAAACTGGTGTCAAAGTTGACCCTGAGTCTTTAGCAGACTATCGAGTTGATTGGCATCCTTCAGAATCTTTGCCCAAATGGTCAGTTACTGTTGGTTCGTTCTGA